The Cololabis saira isolate AMF1-May2022 chromosome 20, fColSai1.1, whole genome shotgun sequence genome includes a window with the following:
- the slc7a8a gene encoding solute carrier family 7 member 8a: MTDGPRQRSSTAGSGKDAGAEKESGGVALKKEIGLVSACGIIVGNIIGSGIFVSPKGVLENASSVGLALIVWIVTGIITAIGALCYAELGVTIPKSGGDYSYVKDIFGGLAGFLRLWIAVLVIYPTNQAVIALTFSNYVLQPLFPTCFPPENGLRLLAAVCLLLLTWVNCSSVRWATRVQDIFTAGKLLALALIIIMGIVQICKGEYYWLEPANAFEPFQEYDVGLIALAFLQGSFAYGGWNFLNYVTEELVDPYVNLPRAIFISIPLVTFVYVFANIAYVTAMSPQELLASNAVAVTFGEKLLGVMAWIMPISVALSTFGGVNGSLFTSSRLFFAGAREGHLPSLLAMIHMKRCTPIPALLFTCLSTLLMLCTSDMYTLINYVGFINYLFYGVTVAGQIVLRFKQPNMHRPIKISLIWPVIYLLFWAFLLIFSLYSEPVVCGIGLAIMLTGVPVYFLGVYWDNKPQCFDSFVDKMTYVGQRFCMVVYPGGGKSSSGEEGEEMKEVRSPLSKEEENHH, from the exons ATGACGGACGGTCCAAGACAACGAAGCAGCACAGCGGGCTCTGGCAAGGATGCTGGCGCGGAGAAGGAGTCTGGGGGAGTTGCGCTCAAGAAGGAGATCGGGCTTGTGAGCGCTTGCGGTATCATTGTCG GTAACATTATTGGCTCAGGTATCTTCGTCAGTCCCAAGGGAGTGCTGGAAAACGCCAGCTCCGTGGGTTTGGCCCTAATCGTCTGGATCGTCACCGGCATCATAACTGCCATCGGGGCGCTGTGCTACGCTGAGCTGGGTGTTACCATTCCCAAATCAGGAGGAGACTATTCCTACGTCAAGGATATCTTCGGCGGACTGGCAGG ATTCCTGCGACTTTGGATCGCTGTGCTGGTCATCTACCCAACCAACCAGGCCGTGATTGCTCTGACTTTCTCAAATTACGTCCTCCAGCCTTTGTTTCCCACCTGCTTTCCACCGGAGAACGGTCTGAGGCTGCTGGCAGCCGTCTGTCTCT TGCTGCTAACATGGGTGAATTGCTCCAGCGTGAGGTGGGCCACGCGAGTACAGGACATCTTTACCGCGGGCAAGCTGCTGGCCCTcgccctcatcatcatcatgggcATCGTGCAGATCTGCAAAG GAGAGTACTACTGGTTGGAGCCTGCCAATGCCTTTGAGCCCTTCCAGGAGTACGATGTTGGCTTGATAGCGTTGGCCTTCCTACAAGGCTCCTTTGCCTACGGAGGCTGGAACTTCCTCAACTATGTCACAGAGGAGCTGGTGGACCCCTACGT GAACCTTCCACGCGCCATCTTCATCTCCATCCCTCTTGTAACTTTCGTTTATGTCTTTGCCAACATCGCCTATGTCACAGCCATGAGCCCTCAGGAGCTGCTTGCCTCAAATGCTGTTGCTGTG ACGTTCGGTGAGAAGCTACTGGGAGTGATGGCGTGGATCATGCCCATCTCTGTGGCGCTCTCCACCTTCGGAGGAGTCAACGGTTCCCTGTTTACCTCTTCACG attGTTCTTTGCTGGAGCCAGAGAGGGCCACCTGCCAAGCCTGCTGGCCATGATCCACATGAAACGCTGCACTCCCATCCCTGCTCTGCTCTTCACT tgcctctccaccctgctcaTGCTGTGCACCAGTGACATGTACACTCTCATCAACTACGTGGGCTTCATCAACTACCTCTTCTACGGAGTCACTGTTGCTGGGCAGATCGTCCTGCGATTTAAGCAGCCCAACATGCACCGGCCCATCAAG ATCAGTCTCATTTGGCCAGTCATTTACCTCCTCTTCTGGgccttcctcctcatcttctcgCTCTACTCTGAGCCTGTGGTGTGTGGCATCGGCCTCGCCATCATGCTGACCGGTGTCCCCGTCTATTTTCTGGGAGTCTACTGGGACAACAAGCCACAATGCTTCGACAGCTTTGTTG ATAAAATGACATACGTGGGCCAGAGGTTTTGTATGGTTGTTTATCCGGGTGGAGGCAAAAGCAGcagtggagaagaaggagaagagatgAAGGAGGTCAGGTCTCCTCTAtcaaaggaagaagaaaaccacCACTAG